A single window of Rhizobium sp. SL42 DNA harbors:
- a CDS encoding helicase-related protein yields MILSGRSVTAVLGPTNTGKTHFAIERMVAHGSGIIGLPLRLLAREVYTRVVERVGVQNVALVTGEEKISPPNARFSVCTVEAMPRETKASFVAIDEIQLAGDLERGHIFTDRLLHLRGRDETLLLGSATMKQILIQLLPGITIVERPRLSQLFYAGQKKITRLPQRTAIVAFSADEVYAIAELIRRQRGGAAVVLGALSPRTRNAQVGLYQEGDVEYLVATDAIGMGLNLDVDHVAFAQDRKFDGFQFRNLNAGELGQIAGRAGRHLKDGTFGVTGRVDPFDDELVERLEAHQFDPVKVLQWRTSHFDYSSVAALQRSLDAAPRVGGLTRALPAIDQQALEFLARYPEVIDLANRPERVEKLWEACALPDYRRITPAQHADLIQSLFFDLVRLGAVNEDFLAEQVRRADRTDGEIDTLSARIAQIRTWTYVSNRPGWLADPTHWQEKTREIEDRLSDALHERLTKRFVDRRTSVLMKRLRENAMLEAEISVNGDVFVEGHAMGQLSGFRFTPISGAEGSDAKAIQAAAHRAMALEFEARAARLHASGNNDLAIGSDGLVRWVGDPVARLTGADHILHPRVILLADEQLTGNARDHVAARIERFVNHHISTILKPLDDLSRAEDLQGLAKGLAFQLVENLGVLFRRDVSDDVKSLDQDGRASMRRYGVRFGAYHIFMPALLKPAPAELISLLWALKHDGLDKPGYGDLIPVLAAGRTSVVTDPTFERMFYKLAGFRFLGKRAVRIDILERLADLIRPLLQWKPGSPARPDGAYDGRRFTATTAMLSILGATPDDMEEILKGLGYRADSVSAEDAAGFLAAQTAGAPTAPEAAAEKNEDDSVDDADHAVAETPAGETVVAEAPVATLVAAEGEAATADAEGAAADAVPAEPKPVLLWRPGGRSDNQRGARPAGDRRPQGQRAPAGEGKTEGRRDDRRRDGGRSEQGQGGKPRDNNTRGNNAGKGDRQERGERQDRKDRGPRPERENNKSQPARFEAKPPRKEKPVDPDSPFAKLAALKEQMKK; encoded by the coding sequence ATGATCCTGAGTGGCCGCAGCGTGACAGCCGTGCTGGGGCCAACGAATACGGGCAAGACCCATTTCGCCATCGAGCGCATGGTTGCGCATGGTTCGGGGATCATCGGACTGCCGTTGCGGCTGCTTGCCCGTGAGGTGTACACCCGCGTGGTCGAGCGTGTCGGTGTGCAAAATGTCGCGCTGGTGACCGGCGAGGAAAAGATTTCGCCGCCGAATGCCCGTTTTTCGGTTTGTACCGTCGAGGCCATGCCGCGCGAAACCAAAGCGTCCTTCGTGGCGATCGACGAAATCCAGCTCGCCGGTGATCTCGAGCGCGGGCATATCTTCACCGACCGGCTGTTGCATCTGCGCGGACGTGACGAGACCCTTCTGCTCGGCTCGGCGACGATGAAGCAGATCCTGATCCAATTGTTGCCCGGCATCACCATCGTCGAGCGGCCGCGGCTGTCACAGCTGTTTTATGCCGGACAGAAAAAGATCACCCGGTTGCCGCAACGGACGGCGATCGTGGCTTTCTCTGCCGACGAAGTCTATGCCATCGCGGAATTGATCCGTCGCCAGCGGGGTGGTGCCGCCGTTGTGCTTGGCGCGCTCAGCCCGCGTACGCGCAATGCCCAGGTTGGGCTCTATCAGGAAGGCGATGTCGAATATCTGGTCGCGACCGATGCCATCGGCATGGGGCTCAATCTCGATGTCGATCATGTGGCTTTCGCCCAGGATCGCAAATTCGACGGTTTCCAGTTCCGCAATCTGAATGCCGGAGAGCTCGGGCAGATCGCGGGTCGCGCCGGACGGCATTTGAAGGACGGGACCTTCGGCGTTACCGGTCGCGTCGATCCGTTCGATGACGAATTGGTCGAGCGGCTGGAAGCGCACCAGTTCGATCCGGTCAAGGTCCTGCAATGGCGCACATCGCATTTTGATTATTCTTCCGTGGCGGCTTTGCAGCGCAGCCTGGATGCGGCACCGAGGGTTGGCGGGCTGACGCGGGCCTTGCCGGCCATCGACCAGCAGGCGCTCGAGTTTCTGGCGCGATATCCCGAGGTCATAGACCTTGCCAATCGCCCCGAACGGGTCGAGAAGTTGTGGGAGGCGTGCGCGCTGCCCGATTATCGGCGTATTACGCCCGCACAGCATGCCGACCTGATTCAAAGCCTGTTTTTCGATCTGGTTCGGCTGGGTGCGGTAAATGAAGATTTTCTCGCCGAGCAGGTTCGCAGGGCCGACCGGACTGATGGGGAAATTGATACACTTTCTGCGCGAATCGCGCAGATCAGAACTTGGACATATGTGTCGAACCGGCCCGGTTGGCTTGCCGATCCGACACACTGGCAAGAAAAGACGCGGGAAATCGAAGACCGATTGTCCGATGCGCTACATGAACGGTTGACGAAACGCTTTGTTGATCGCAGGACATCTGTGCTCATGAAGCGCTTGAGAGAGAATGCAATGTTGGAAGCTGAAATCAGTGTGAACGGTGATGTCTTCGTTGAAGGGCATGCCATGGGACAACTCTCCGGTTTCCGGTTCACGCCGATTTCCGGGGCCGAAGGTTCGGATGCCAAGGCAATCCAGGCGGCTGCCCACCGGGCAATGGCGCTGGAATTCGAAGCGCGCGCCGCGCGGCTTCACGCCTCTGGCAACAACGATCTGGCCATCGGCTCGGATGGACTGGTGCGCTGGGTCGGCGATCCCGTCGCGCGGCTGACCGGCGCCGATCACATCCTGCATCCGCGGGTGATCCTTTTGGCCGATGAACAGTTGACCGGCAATGCGCGCGATCATGTCGCTGCGCGTATCGAGCGTTTCGTCAATCACCACATCTCGACCATCCTGAAGCCGCTTGACGATCTGTCGCGTGCCGAGGACCTGCAGGGGCTGGCCAAGGGTCTTGCCTTCCAGCTGGTTGAAAACCTTGGCGTGCTGTTCCGCCGTGACGTCTCCGATGACGTCAAGTCGCTGGATCAGGACGGTCGTGCCTCCATGCGGCGCTACGGTGTGCGCTTCGGTGCCTACCATATCTTCATGCCGGCACTGCTGAAGCCTGCCCCCGCCGAGCTGATCTCGCTGCTCTGGGCGCTGAAGCATGATGGTCTCGACAAGCCGGGTTACGGTGATCTCATTCCGGTTCTGGCGGCAGGTCGTACATCCGTCGTCACCGATCCGACCTTCGAGCGGATGTTCTACAAACTGGCTGGCTTCCGGTTCCTCGGTAAGCGCGCGGTGCGTATCGATATTCTCGAGCGCCTGGCCGACCTGATCCGCCCGCTGCTGCAGTGGAAGCCCGGTTCACCGGCGCGTCCGGATGGTGCCTATGACGGTCGCCGTTTCACCGCGACAACGGCCATGCTGTCGATTCTGGGCGCGACACCGGATGACATGGAGGAGATCCTGAAGGGGCTCGGCTATCGTGCCGACAGCGTTTCGGCCGAAGATGCAGCCGGTTTCCTTGCTGCCCAGACAGCAGGTGCTCCTACTGCACCGGAAGCTGCTGCCGAAAAGAACGAAGACGACAGCGTTGACGACGCCGATCATGCTGTAGCGGAAACGCCGGCTGGCGAAACAGTCGTTGCCGAAGCGCCGGTCGCGACCCTCGTGGCTGCCGAAGGCGAGGCTGCAACCGCAGACGCCGAGGGTGCCGCAGCCGACGCAGTACCTGCCGAGCCGAAGCCGGTCCTCCTGTGGCGTCCCGGCGGTCGCAGCGACAACCAGCGTGGCGCCCGTCCGGCGGGCGACCGTCGTCCGCAGGGCCAGCGTGCGCCGGCCGGCGAAGGCAAGACCGAGGGCCGCCGCGATGATCGCCGTCGTGATGGTGGTCGCAGCGAACAGGGTCAGGGCGGCAAGCCGCGTGACAACAACACGCGTGGTAACAACGCCGGCAAGGGTGATCGACAGGAGCGTGGAGAGCGGCAGGACCGCAAGGATCGCGGTCCGCGTCCCGAGCGTGAAAACAACAAGTCGCAGCCTGCCCGTTTCGAGGCAAAGCCGCCGCGCAAGGAAAAGCCGGTGGATCCGGATTCGCCTTTTGCCAAGCTCGCTGCCCTTAAGGAACAGATGAAGAAGTAG